One window of Bacteroides sp. AN502(2024) genomic DNA carries:
- a CDS encoding polysaccharide deacetylase family protein has product MFIEQPPWLFRMLYPQAIFRMDPNEPAVYLTFDDGPIPEVTPWVLEILEKHHIKATFFMVGDNIRKHPDEYRMVVEHGHRIGNHTFNHIRGFEYSNPDYLANAQKVDEIIHSELFRPPHGHMGFRQYYTLRHHYRIIMWDLVTRDYSKRMRPEQVLDNVKRYVRNGSIITFHDSLKSWNNGNLQYALPRAIEFLKEEGYEFKVL; this is encoded by the coding sequence ATGTTTATAGAACAACCACCTTGGCTTTTCCGGATGTTGTATCCACAAGCCATTTTCCGAATGGACCCGAATGAGCCGGCAGTCTATCTGACTTTCGATGACGGTCCCATTCCCGAAGTGACTCCCTGGGTACTGGAAATACTGGAGAAGCATCATATTAAAGCTACCTTTTTCATGGTAGGCGATAATATACGCAAACATCCGGATGAATACCGAATGGTGGTAGAGCACGGACACCGCATTGGCAACCATACTTTCAACCACATCCGTGGATTTGAATATTCCAATCCGGACTACCTTGCAAACGCCCAAAAGGTAGACGAAATCATTCATTCCGAGCTCTTCCGTCCGCCACACGGACACATGGGATTCAGGCAGTATTATACGTTACGCCATCATTACCGCATCATTATGTGGGATCTCGTGACTCGCGATTACAGTAAGCGGATGCGCCCGGAACAAGTGCTGGACAATGTGAAACGCTATGTACGAAACGGTTCTATCATCACTTTTCACGATTCGCTCAAGTCATGGAACAACGGTAACCTGCAATACGCACTTCCCCGTGCCATCGAATTCCTGAAAGAGGAAGGTTATGAATTCAAGGTTTTATAA
- a CDS encoding ATP-binding protein, with translation MGKKELLKQLIAGFQASLPVEVRPRELTLPVDSGKIITVPGVRRCGKSSLFLLIINQLVSEQVITKEQILFLNFDDERLHLNADNLDEILQAYRELYPAIPLKEVYMFFDEVQMADDWQPFVRRVYEHECKHLFLTGSNSRMLSSELATSLRGRTLQYEEFPLSFNEFCSFTEVDTNHYVPENRARLINAFKAYLHGGGFPEVVLAAPLYKDRILQEYFFVMLYKDLVERYEIKNPEPIRYFIKRVMSNLTKPTSINRIYNELKSQGISIGKNTLYDVIVQTESVYLFFSLTKYDPSLVKENTGDKKYYCIDNGLRSVLLNPQSEDHGKLLENAVFLYLRRNLRIQEELHYYKGKKECDFVVVEYDKVTRLIQVSYQMNDEETRKREVDGLLEAAQATDCRELVIVTMDMETEWQEQDMVIRVLPAWKWMLK, from the coding sequence ATGGGAAAGAAAGAACTATTAAAGCAACTGATTGCAGGATTTCAAGCCTCACTACCAGTAGAGGTACGTCCTCGTGAGCTCACTCTGCCTGTTGATAGCGGGAAGATCATAACAGTGCCTGGCGTGAGAAGATGCGGTAAGTCTTCTCTTTTCCTGTTGATAATCAATCAACTTGTTAGTGAGCAGGTTATAACTAAGGAACAGATCTTATTTCTGAATTTTGATGATGAACGCTTGCATCTGAATGCAGATAATTTGGATGAAATTCTTCAAGCATACCGAGAACTTTACCCTGCCATTCCATTGAAAGAAGTGTATATGTTCTTTGACGAAGTGCAAATGGCAGACGATTGGCAACCTTTTGTGCGGAGAGTTTACGAACATGAATGCAAACATCTCTTTCTAACAGGGAGTAACTCCCGGATGCTTTCTTCAGAGCTGGCAACTTCTCTGCGTGGACGGACATTGCAATATGAAGAATTTCCATTGTCGTTCAACGAATTTTGCAGCTTCACTGAAGTGGATACAAATCATTATGTGCCTGAAAATCGAGCCAGACTTATCAATGCGTTTAAAGCATATTTGCATGGAGGAGGTTTTCCGGAAGTTGTATTGGCAGCTCCGTTATATAAAGATCGAATTTTACAAGAGTACTTCTTTGTGATGCTCTACAAAGATCTTGTGGAGAGATATGAGATAAAGAATCCGGAACCGATACGTTATTTCATTAAAAGAGTGATGAGTAACTTGACTAAACCTACTTCTATCAATCGGATTTATAATGAATTAAAGTCGCAGGGAATCAGTATTGGGAAGAATACATTGTATGATGTGATTGTTCAGACCGAGTCTGTTTATCTCTTCTTCTCTCTGACAAAGTATGACCCGTCACTTGTGAAAGAGAATACAGGAGATAAAAAATATTATTGCATTGATAATGGTTTGCGTTCCGTACTTCTGAACCCACAGAGTGAGGATCATGGAAAGCTTTTGGAGAATGCTGTTTTTCTTTACCTGCGGAGAAATTTGCGGATTCAGGAAGAATTGCATTATTATAAAGGCAAGAAGGAATGTGATTTTGTGGTTGTAGAATATGACAAAGTGACCCGGTTGATTCAGGTTAGTTATCAGATGAACGATGAGGAAACTCGTAAGCGGGAAGTAGATGGACTGCTGGAGGCTGCTCAGGCAACAGACTGCCGGGAACTTGTTATTGTAACGATGGATATGGAAACTGAATGGCAGGAACAGGATATGGTTATCCGCGTGCTTCCTGCTTGGAAATGGATGTTGAAATGA
- a CDS encoding DUF4861 domain-containing protein, which translates to MKKIFILLAVALTAFASCVDSKQAMTVTVTNPLALECAGEMVEVPMSDVVAKLKLADTAQIVVLDADGQQVPYQMTYDEKVIFPVMVKANGTAIYTIQPGTPAPFNVIACGKYYPERLDDVAWENDLVGFRAYGPALQARNERGFGYDIFTKYNTTEPVLESMYAEELNKEKRAKIAELKKTDPKAAAELGRAISYHIDHGYGMDCYAVGPTLGGGTAALMAGDTIIYPYCYRTQEILDNGPLRFTVKLEFTPLVVRGDSNVVETRVISLDAGSYLNKAVISYTSLKEAMPVVTGIVLREPDGAVVADAANGYITYVDPTTDRAGGNGKIFVGAAFPVQVKDAKTILFSEDEKKERGGADGHVLAISEYEPGSEYTYYWGSAWDKAAIKTPDAWNKYMAEYAQKLRTPLAVAY; encoded by the coding sequence ATGAAAAAGATATTTATTCTGCTTGCTGTTGCTTTGACGGCTTTTGCCTCCTGTGTCGACAGTAAACAGGCAATGACGGTTACGGTGACCAATCCATTGGCTTTAGAATGCGCAGGAGAGATGGTTGAAGTACCGATGAGCGATGTAGTTGCCAAGCTGAAACTGGCAGATACAGCACAGATTGTAGTACTTGACGCTGACGGTCAACAAGTACCTTACCAAATGACATATGACGAAAAAGTCATTTTCCCGGTTATGGTAAAGGCAAACGGTACAGCTATTTATACTATCCAGCCGGGCACTCCGGCTCCTTTTAATGTAATAGCCTGCGGCAAATATTATCCTGAACGCTTGGACGATGTTGCCTGGGAGAACGACCTCGTAGGTTTCCGTGCGTATGGCCCTGCTTTGCAGGCAAGAAACGAGCGTGGCTTTGGCTACGATATCTTCACGAAGTATAATACTACCGAGCCTGTTTTGGAAAGTATGTATGCTGAAGAGCTGAATAAGGAGAAGCGTGCTAAGATAGCCGAACTGAAAAAGACAGACCCGAAAGCGGCTGCCGAATTGGGGCGTGCCATTTCTTATCATATTGATCATGGGTACGGAATGGACTGTTATGCTGTAGGTCCTACATTGGGTGGCGGTACGGCTGCTTTGATGGCAGGCGATACGATTATCTACCCTTATTGCTATCGCACTCAGGAAATTCTTGATAACGGTCCATTACGCTTTACTGTAAAGCTGGAATTTACCCCGCTGGTAGTCCGTGGCGATTCTAATGTAGTGGAAACACGTGTTATATCTCTGGATGCAGGATCGTATCTTAATAAAGCAGTCATTTCATATACCAGTCTGAAAGAGGCAATGCCCGTAGTTACAGGAATCGTCCTGCGTGAACCGGACGGTGCGGTTGTAGCAGATGCCGCAAACGGTTATATCACTTACGTTGATCCTACAACCGACAGGGCAGGTGGAAACGGTAAGATATTTGTCGGTGCCGCATTCCCTGTACAGGTAAAAGATGCCAAAACTATTCTTTTCTCGGAAGATGAGAAAAAAGAGCGTGGCGGCGCCGATGGTCATGTGCTGGCTATCAGCGAATATGAGCCGGGTTCCGAATATACTTATTACTGGGGATCTGCCTGGGATAAGGCGGCTATCAAGACTCCGGATGCCTGGAATAAATACATGGCTGAATATGCGCAGAAATTGCGTACTCCGCTGGCGGTGGCGTATTAA
- a CDS encoding gluconate 5-dehydrogenase, whose translation MNQFLNFSLEGKVALVTGASYGIGFAIASAFAEQGAKICFNDINQELVDKGMAAYTAKGIKAHGYVCDVTDESAVQAMVATIAKEVGTIDILVNNAGIIRRIPMHEMDAADFRRVVDIDLNAPFIVAKAVLPAMMEKRAGKIINICSMMSELGRETVSAYAAAKGGLKMLTRNICSEYGEYNIQCNGIGPGYIATPQTAPLREPQADGSRHPFDSFICAKTPAGRWLDPQELTGPAVFLASEASNAVNGHILYVDGGILAYIGKQPK comes from the coding sequence ATGAATCAGTTTTTGAATTTTTCTTTGGAAGGTAAGGTAGCTCTCGTTACAGGTGCTTCTTATGGTATCGGATTTGCTATTGCTTCTGCATTTGCAGAACAAGGCGCTAAAATTTGTTTTAACGACATCAATCAAGAGTTGGTAGACAAAGGTATGGCTGCTTATACTGCAAAAGGTATCAAAGCTCACGGTTACGTATGCGACGTGACAGACGAATCGGCTGTTCAGGCGATGGTTGCTACGATTGCAAAAGAAGTAGGTACCATTGATATCCTTGTGAATAATGCAGGTATTATTCGTCGTATTCCTATGCACGAGATGGATGCTGCTGATTTCCGTCGTGTAGTCGACATCGACTTGAATGCTCCTTTTATCGTTGCTAAGGCCGTTTTGCCGGCTATGATGGAAAAGCGTGCAGGTAAGATCATTAACATCTGTTCTATGATGTCTGAATTGGGCCGTGAAACAGTATCTGCTTACGCTGCTGCTAAGGGTGGTTTGAAGATGCTGACTCGCAATATCTGTTCTGAATATGGTGAATACAACATCCAGTGTAATGGTATCGGCCCGGGTTATATCGCTACTCCGCAAACTGCTCCTCTTCGTGAGCCGCAGGCAGACGGAAGCCGTCATCCATTCGATTCATTCATCTGCGCTAAGACTCCTGCCGGTCGTTGGTTGGATCCGCAAGAACTGACTGGCCCTGCCGTGTTCCTTGCTTCTGAAGCTTCTAACGCTGTTAACGGTCACATTCTCTACGTAGATGGTGGTATTCTTGCTTATATCGGAAAACAACCGAAATAA
- the kduI gene encoding 5-dehydro-4-deoxy-D-glucuronate isomerase, whose translation MKTNYEIRYAAHPEDAKSYDTARIRRDFLIENIFVPNEVNMVYSMYDRMVVGGALPVGEVLTLEAIDPLKAPFFLTRREMGIYNVGGPGIVKAGDAEFELDYKEALYLGSGDREVTFESKDAAHPAKFYFNSLTAHRNYPNRKVAKADAVVAEMGSLEGSNHRNINKMLVNQVLPTCQLQMGMTELAPGSVWNTMPAHVHSRRMEAYFYFEIPEDHAICHFMGEVGETRHIWMKGDQAVLSPEWSIHSAAATHNYTFIWGMGGENLDYGDQDFSLITDLK comes from the coding sequence ATGAAGACGAACTATGAAATTCGCTATGCTGCGCATCCGGAAGATGCCAAAAGTTATGATACAGCAAGAATCCGCAGAGATTTCTTAATCGAAAACATATTTGTTCCCAATGAAGTAAATATGGTATATTCCATGTACGACCGTATGGTAGTAGGTGGCGCGCTGCCGGTAGGAGAGGTGCTGACGCTTGAAGCGATTGATCCGCTGAAAGCTCCGTTCTTCCTCACCCGTCGTGAAATGGGTATCTACAATGTCGGCGGTCCCGGTATTGTGAAAGCAGGCGACGCAGAGTTCGAACTGGACTATAAAGAAGCTCTTTATCTGGGTTCGGGCGACCGCGAAGTGACTTTCGAAAGCAAAGACGCTGCTCATCCTGCCAAATTCTACTTCAACTCGCTGACTGCACACCGCAACTATCCCAACCGCAAGGTGGCGAAAGCCGATGCTGTAGTGGCCGAAATGGGGTCTTTGGAAGGTTCCAATCACCGCAACATCAATAAGATGCTGGTGAATCAGGTATTGCCAACTTGCCAGTTGCAGATGGGTATGACGGAACTGGCTCCGGGAAGTGTGTGGAACACGATGCCGGCCCATGTACACAGTCGTCGTATGGAAGCTTACTTCTATTTCGAGATTCCCGAAGATCATGCCATCTGCCACTTTATGGGTGAGGTAGGCGAAACGCGTCACATCTGGATGAAAGGCGACCAAGCGGTTCTTTCTCCCGAATGGTCTATCCACTCGGCTGCCGCTACCCACAACTATACCTTTATCTGGGGTATGGGTGGTGAGAACCTCGACTACGGTGACCAGGACTTCTCATTAATAACAGATTTGAAATAA
- the tyrS gene encoding tyrosine--tRNA ligase yields the protein MNFVEELRWRGMLQDIMPGTEELLSKEQVTAYLGIDPTADSLHIGHLCGVMILRHFQRCGHKPLALIGGATGMIGDPSGKSAERNLLDEETLRHNQACIKNQLAKFLDFESDVPNRAELVNNYDWMKDFTFLDFAREVGKHITVNYMMAKDSVKRRLNGEARDGLSFTEFTYQLLQGYDFLHLYETKGCKLQMGGSDQWGNITTGAELIRRTSGGEVFALTCPLITKADGGKFGKTESGNIWLDARYTSPYKFYQFWLNVSDSDAERYIKIFTSIEKEEIEALIAEHRAAPHLRLLQKRLAKEVTVMVHSEDDYNAAVDASNILFGNATSEALRKLDEDTLLAVFEGVPQFEISRDALAEGVKAVDLFVDNASVFASKGEMRKLVQGGGVSLNKEKMAAFDQVITAADLLDDKYLLVQRGKKNYYLLIAK from the coding sequence ATGAATTTTGTAGAAGAATTGAGATGGCGTGGCATGTTGCAGGACATCATGCCGGGGACGGAAGAGTTGTTAAGCAAAGAGCAGGTGACTGCCTATTTGGGTATCGACCCGACTGCCGATTCGCTACACATTGGTCATCTTTGTGGAGTGATGATCCTTCGTCATTTCCAACGCTGCGGTCATAAGCCGTTGGCACTGATTGGTGGCGCTACAGGTATGATTGGTGACCCTTCCGGTAAATCGGCAGAACGTAACCTGCTGGACGAAGAGACATTGCGTCACAATCAGGCATGTATCAAGAATCAACTTGCCAAATTCCTCGACTTCGAGTCGGATGTACCTAACCGTGCCGAACTGGTGAACAATTACGACTGGATGAAAGACTTTACTTTCCTTGATTTTGCCCGCGAAGTAGGTAAGCATATCACCGTAAACTATATGATGGCGAAAGACTCTGTGAAACGTCGTTTGAATGGTGAAGCGCGTGATGGATTGTCATTTACCGAGTTTACTTATCAGTTGCTTCAAGGATATGACTTCCTTCATTTGTATGAAACGAAGGGCTGTAAGCTTCAGATGGGAGGTTCCGACCAGTGGGGAAACATTACTACCGGTGCCGAATTGATCCGCCGTACCAGTGGGGGAGAGGTGTTCGCATTGACTTGCCCGTTGATTACGAAAGCTGACGGCGGTAAATTTGGTAAGACAGAATCCGGAAATATCTGGTTGGACGCCCGTTATACTTCACCTTACAAGTTCTATCAGTTCTGGCTGAATGTAAGCGACTCCGATGCCGAACGTTATATCAAAATCTTCACTTCTATCGAAAAAGAAGAAATTGAAGCATTGATTGCCGAACATCGGGCAGCTCCCCACTTGCGTCTCCTTCAGAAACGCCTGGCCAAGGAAGTGACTGTGATGGTGCACTCTGAAGATGATTATAACGCAGCGGTAGATGCATCGAATATTTTGTTCGGCAATGCGACTTCGGAAGCTTTGCGCAAGCTGGATGAAGATACGCTGCTTGCTGTATTCGAGGGAGTGCCTCAATTTGAGATTTCCCGTGACGCACTGGCAGAAGGAGTGAAGGCAGTCGATTTATTCGTGGATAATGCGTCTGTATTTGCATCGAAAGGTGAAATGCGTAAGTTGGTTCAGGGCGGTGGCGTTTCGTTGAATAAGGAGAAAATGGCGGCCTTTGATCAGGTGATTACAGCAGCCGATCTGCTCGATGATAAATATCTGCTTGTTCAACGCGGTAAAAAGAACTATTATCTACTGATTGCAAAATAA
- a CDS encoding TatD family hydrolase codes for MKKNVIDILDIHTHKQEVDSLGKSIINYPLLTGSSLYMPLAGTERRSFYSVGIHPWELREHNVRQQLGLLRQLLRVKRFVAVGEAGLDKLAAASMELQLEVFKEQVKLSEKCGLPLIIHCVKAMEELLAVKKEYCPQQPWIWHGFRGKPEQAMQLLKKGFYLSFGEYYSDETMQIIPDEDLFLETDNSLLDIENILCRAAKVRGVEVIVLREVIRRNIQNVFFKA; via the coding sequence ATGAAAAAGAATGTGATTGATATTTTGGATATTCATACCCATAAACAGGAGGTTGATTCTCTGGGAAAATCCATCATCAATTATCCTTTATTGACCGGTTCTTCATTGTATATGCCTCTGGCGGGAACTGAGAGAAGATCTTTTTATTCTGTCGGCATTCACCCTTGGGAGCTGAGAGAGCATAATGTGAGGCAACAATTGGGACTTCTCCGGCAGCTGTTGCGGGTGAAGCGATTCGTAGCCGTAGGGGAGGCGGGGCTGGATAAATTGGCGGCAGCTTCGATGGAGCTTCAGTTGGAGGTGTTTAAAGAACAGGTAAAGTTGTCGGAAAAGTGCGGTTTGCCGTTGATTATCCACTGCGTGAAAGCAATGGAGGAGCTGCTGGCGGTGAAAAAAGAATATTGTCCCCAACAACCTTGGATATGGCACGGCTTTCGTGGAAAGCCGGAGCAGGCGATGCAGTTGTTGAAAAAAGGGTTTTATCTCTCTTTCGGGGAATATTATTCCGATGAGACGATGCAGATAATCCCCGATGAGGATTTATTTCTGGAGACGGACAACAGTTTGCTTGATATTGAAAATATTTTGTGCCGGGCAGCCAAGGTGCGTGGGGTGGAAGTGATCGTGTTGCGTGAGGTGATTCGCCGGAATATCCAAAATGTCTTTTTTAAGGCGTAA
- the yidD gene encoding membrane protein insertion efficiency factor YidD: MGILRKVLSFLLLVPIYFYRACISPLTPPSCRFTPTCSAYALEAIKKHGPIKGLYLAVRRILRCHPWGGSGYDPVP, from the coding sequence ATGGGAATTTTGAGGAAGGTATTGTCCTTCTTGCTGCTTGTTCCCATCTATTTTTACCGGGCTTGTATTTCACCTCTTACCCCTCCTTCTTGTCGGTTCACACCTACTTGCTCGGCGTATGCGCTCGAAGCAATCAAGAAACATGGTCCTATAAAGGGGCTTTATCTTGCTGTGCGGCGTATTCTGCGGTGCCATCCCTGGGGGGGCTCCGGTTATGATCCCGTACCTTGA
- the rnpA gene encoding ribonuclease P protein component, producing the protein MGIYTLCKAERLNSKILIGKMFEGGVSKSFSIFPIRVVYMPVGQGEAPASILISVSKRRFKRAVKRNRVKRQIREAYRKNKSLLVDELQRREQRLAVAFIYLSDELVTTVELEEKMKIALARISEKLSS; encoded by the coding sequence GTGGGTATATATACTTTGTGTAAAGCTGAGAGGCTGAATAGTAAAATTCTGATCGGAAAGATGTTTGAAGGCGGCGTCTCAAAATCGTTTTCCATCTTTCCGATACGTGTTGTATATATGCCTGTCGGGCAGGGAGAGGCTCCTGCTTCTATATTAATCAGTGTATCGAAACGCCGTTTTAAACGGGCGGTGAAGCGCAACCGGGTGAAACGTCAGATACGCGAAGCCTACCGGAAAAACAAGTCTCTTTTGGTGGACGAACTGCAGCGTCGGGAGCAGCGGTTAGCTGTTGCTTTTATTTATCTGTCAGACGAACTTGTTACTACTGTCGAGCTGGAAGAGAAGATGAAAATAGCGCTTGCGCGCATTTCTGAAAAATTATCCTCATGA
- a CDS encoding uroporphyrinogen-III synthase has product MKIKKVLVSQPKPASEKSPYYDIAEKYGVKIDFRPFIKVESLSAKEFRQQKISILDHTAVIFTSRHAIDHFFTLCTELRVTIPETMKYFCVTEAVALYIQKYVQYRKRKIFFGTTGKIEDLIPSIVKHKMEKYLVPMSDVHNDDVKNLLDKNNIQHTEAVMYRTVSNDFTPDEEFDYDMLVFFSPAGVTSLKKNFPDFNQKEIKIGTFGSTTAQAVRDAGLRLDLEAPTVQAPSMTAALDMFIKENNK; this is encoded by the coding sequence TTGAAAATTAAAAAAGTACTAGTGTCGCAGCCTAAGCCTGCATCAGAGAAATCTCCCTATTACGACATTGCTGAAAAGTATGGCGTTAAAATAGATTTCCGGCCGTTTATTAAGGTTGAAAGTCTTTCGGCGAAAGAATTTCGGCAACAGAAAATTTCGATTCTCGACCACACTGCCGTAATATTCACTTCGCGTCATGCTATTGACCATTTTTTCACTTTGTGTACAGAATTGCGCGTGACTATTCCCGAAACGATGAAATATTTCTGTGTGACGGAAGCTGTTGCATTGTATATCCAGAAATATGTGCAATACCGCAAACGTAAGATCTTTTTCGGAACTACCGGAAAGATTGAAGACCTGATTCCTTCCATCGTGAAGCATAAAATGGAGAAATATCTCGTTCCGATGTCTGATGTGCACAATGACGATGTGAAAAACCTGCTCGACAAGAATAATATTCAGCATACGGAAGCGGTGATGTACCGTACGGTGAGCAATGACTTTACACCGGACGAGGAATTCGATTATGATATGTTAGTGTTCTTCAGTCCTGCCGGAGTGACTTCTTTGAAGAAGAACTTCCCTGATTTTAATCAGAAAGAGATTAAGATCGGAACATTTGGATCTACTACTGCGCAGGCTGTGCGTGATGCAGGTCTCCGTCTGGATCTTGAGGCGCCTACGGTACAGGCTCCGTCGATGACTGCCGCGCTTGACATGTTTATCAAGGAAAACAATAAATAG
- a CDS encoding TIGR00730 family Rossman fold protein: protein MNQINSVCVYSASSTQIDAVYFQAAETLGRLLAEHHIRLINGAGGIGLMYSVADAVLKNGGEVTGVIPRFMVEQNWHHTGLTELIEVESMHERKQKMANLSDGIIALPGGCGTLEELLEIITWKQLGLYLNPIIILNTNGFFDPLLEMLEKAIDENFMRRQHADIWKVAQVPEEAVRLLYETPVWDISIRKFAAI from the coding sequence ATGAATCAGATAAACTCCGTATGCGTATATAGCGCTTCCAGTACCCAAATAGATGCTGTTTACTTCCAAGCAGCCGAGACTCTCGGACGATTGCTTGCCGAGCACCATATCCGTTTGATAAATGGAGCCGGAGGTATCGGTTTGATGTATTCTGTGGCAGATGCTGTATTGAAAAATGGTGGTGAAGTGACCGGAGTGATTCCCCGCTTCATGGTGGAACAAAACTGGCATCATACCGGATTGACAGAGTTGATAGAGGTGGAATCTATGCACGAACGCAAGCAGAAGATGGCGAATCTGAGTGACGGTATCATCGCTTTGCCGGGTGGATGCGGTACACTTGAAGAGTTACTTGAAATTATTACCTGGAAACAATTGGGGTTATACCTCAATCCGATTATAATTCTCAATACAAACGGATTCTTTGACCCGTTGCTCGAGATGCTTGAAAAGGCCATTGATGAGAACTTTATGCGTCGGCAACACGCTGATATCTGGAAAGTGGCACAGGTACCGGAGGAAGCGGTTCGGTTGCTTTATGAGACTCCTGTGTGGGATATTTCCATTCGTAAATTCGCAGCGATATGA
- the metK gene encoding methionine adenosyltransferase, producing the protein MGYLFTSESVSEGHPDKVADQISDAVLDKLLAYDPSSKVACETLVTTGQVVLAGEVKTKAYVDLQLITREVIKKIGYTKGEYMFESNSCGVLSAIHEQSPDINRGVERQDPMEQGAGDQGMMFGYATNETENYMPLSLDLAHRILQVLADIRREGKVMTYLRPDAKSQVTIEYDDNGTPVRIDTIVVSTQHDDFIQPADDSQAAQLKADEEMLSIIRRDVIEILMPRVIASIHHDKVLALFNDKIIYHVNPTGKFVIGGPHGDTGLTGRKIIVDTYGGKGAHGGGAFSGKDPSKVDRSAAYAARHIAKNMVAAGVADEMLVQVSYAIGVARPINIFVDTYGRSHVNMTDGEIARVIDQLFDLRPKAIEERLKLRNPIYQETAAYGHMGREPQVITKKFFSRYEGNKTVEVELFTWEKLDYVDKIKPAFGL; encoded by the coding sequence ATGGGATACTTATTTACATCCGAATCGGTGTCAGAAGGACACCCCGACAAGGTAGCCGATCAAATATCGGATGCCGTGCTTGACAAACTGTTGGCTTACGACCCCAGTTCGAAAGTAGCTTGCGAAACACTAGTGACTACCGGACAAGTGGTGCTAGCGGGTGAAGTGAAAACTAAAGCGTATGTTGACCTCCAGCTCATCACACGCGAAGTGATTAAGAAAATCGGTTATACCAAAGGAGAGTATATGTTCGAAAGTAACTCTTGTGGCGTACTTTCTGCTATTCATGAGCAAAGTCCCGATATCAACCGTGGTGTAGAGCGTCAGGACCCGATGGAACAGGGTGCAGGTGATCAGGGAATGATGTTTGGCTATGCTACCAATGAAACGGAAAACTACATGCCGCTTTCTCTTGATCTGGCACACCGTATTCTGCAAGTGCTGGCCGACATTCGTCGTGAAGGAAAGGTAATGACTTACCTCCGTCCCGATGCCAAAAGCCAGGTTACTATCGAATATGATGACAACGGAACGCCTGTTCGTATCGATACGATCGTTGTTTCTACACAACATGATGACTTTATTCAACCGGCAGATGATTCTCAAGCTGCCCAGCTGAAAGCTGATGAGGAAATGCTGTCTATTATCCGCCGTGATGTGATCGAGATTCTGATGCCTCGTGTCATTGCTTCTATCCATCATGATAAAGTGTTGGCGCTGTTTAATGATAAAATCATTTATCATGTGAATCCTACGGGCAAGTTTGTCATTGGTGGCCCTCACGGAGATACCGGTTTGACAGGTCGTAAGATTATCGTTGATACTTATGGTGGTAAGGGTGCTCACGGTGGTGGTGCTTTCTCCGGAAAAGATCCTAGCAAGGTGGACCGTAGTGCTGCTTATGCTGCCCGTCACATCGCTAAGAATATGGTTGCGGCAGGCGTAGCAGATGAAATGCTTGTACAGGTGAGCTATGCGATTGGTGTGGCTCGTCCGATCAATATCTTTGTAGATACTTACGGTCGTTCTCATGTCAATATGACTGATGGTGAGATTGCACGTGTTATCGACCAATTGTTCGATCTTCGTCCGAAAGCAATCGAAGAGCGTCTGAAACTTCGTAATCCTATTTATCAGGAAACAGCCGCTTACGGTCACATGGGACGTGAACCACAAGTGATAACGAAGAAATTCTTCTCTCGCTACGAAGGAAACAAAACTGTGGAGGTAGAGCTCTTTACATGGGAGAAACTTGACTACGTAGATAAAATTAAGCCTGCTTTTGGTCTGTAG
- the folK gene encoding 2-amino-4-hydroxy-6-hydroxymethyldihydropteridine diphosphokinase codes for MAKVYLGLGTNLGDKEQNLRTAVQKIEEQVGNIVSLSAFYITAPWGFSSENSFLNAAVCVDTGLTPIDVLQRTQAIEQELGRTKKSVNGIYSDRLIDIDLLLYDDLILSTTSPSGAKLILPHPLMAERDFVMKPLAEIAPGLVHPVLGKTMKELISSFSPQ; via the coding sequence ATGGCAAAAGTTTATTTGGGACTCGGCACTAACCTCGGAGATAAAGAACAAAATCTCCGGACTGCCGTGCAAAAAATAGAAGAGCAGGTAGGGAACATCGTTTCTCTGTCTGCTTTTTATATAACTGCTCCTTGGGGGTTTTCTTCCGAAAACAGTTTCCTGAATGCGGCAGTCTGTGTAGATACCGGATTGACTCCTATAGACGTTTTACAGAGAACACAGGCGATTGAGCAGGAATTGGGGCGTACGAAGAAATCAGTCAACGGTATATACAGTGACCGTCTGATTGATATTGATCTGCTGCTTTATGATGATTTGATACTTTCCACTACTTCTCCCTCCGGAGCAAAGTTAATCCTCCCCCATCCGTTGATGGCAGAACGTGACTTCGTCATGAAACCGCTGGCAGAAATTGCCCCCGGATTAGTGCATCCGGTACTTGGAAAAACGATGAAGGAACTTATTTCTTCTTTTTCTCCGCAATAA